The following proteins come from a genomic window of Theileria equi strain WA chromosome 2 map unlocalized gcontig_1105316255037, whole genome shotgun sequence:
- a CDS encoding GMP synthase, putative (encoded by transcript BEWA_040250A) has translation MAAPDSFVLLLDFGCTFSGALIRLVRELGVRCELQAIESFKGLPEPAPAGVLLCGGTESVFDADVVHLDMSLFDACKAKGVPVLGISYGMMVACKAFGGKVVKGKETEYKVVDFTLGAADVLFEGLPQVFKVHANTNDELHALPAGFKALGTAAGLEGVVAAVHPDHKLWVVYFHPESSDSEHGHALLSNFLYKVCKCDKSWTMELYYESEMKKIKEQCGSDKVVVAGLSGGVDSTVCAAMVHSVIGNRFHGIMVNTGLMRFNETNCCFKRLTNEIPGLQVTIRDSSAVFFRELAGVTDPEQKRKIIGRVYIEEFDAAIKELGFSPANCLLLQGTIYPDILESELNRRNKLPVKSHHNVGGLPDKLDYELIEPVRYLFKEEVRALGRLLKLSDYTCTRPPFPGPGLGVRVIGELTPERVEVVRQADKITRDEIEKAGVKVSQALCVFLPTIRSTGIVHGKRVHGHTVVLRIINTVDFVTAKWAKLDHDLLERISTRITSEVAGVNRVCLDITNKGPATIEWE, from the coding sequence ATGGCTGCTCCAGACTCTTTTGTCTTGCTTTTGGATTTCGGCTGCACCTTCTCCGGTGCTTTGATTCGGTTGGTCCGCGAACTCGGCGTCAGGTGTGAACTCCAGGCTATCGAGTCCTTCAAGGGTCTTCCAGAACCAGCACCAGCAGGTGTTTTGCTCTGTGGTGGTACTGAAAGTGTCTTCGACGCCGATGTCGTTCACCTCGACATGAGCCTCTTCGACGCCTGCAAGGCCAAGGGTGTCCCTGTTTTGGGTATCTCCTACGGTATGATGGTTGCATGCAAGGCTTTTGGCGGCAAGGTCGTCAAGGGCAAGGAGACCGAGTACAAGGTCGTCGACTTTACTCTCGGCGCCGCCGATGTCTTGTTCGAGGGCCTTCCACAGGTCTTCAAGGTCCATGCCAACACCAACGATGAGTTGCATGCCCTTCCAGCTGGATTCAAGGCTCTCGGTACCGCCGCCGGCCTCGAGGGTGTCGTCGCCGCCGTCCACCCAGACCACAAACTCTGGGTCGTCTACTTCCACCCAGAGTCCTCCGACTCTGAGCATGGACACGCCCTCTTGTCAAACTTCTTGTACAAGGTTTGCAAGTGCGACAAGTCATGGACTATGGAGCTCTACTACGAGTcagagatgaagaagataaaggaGCAATGCGGCAGCGACAAGGTTGTTGTTGCTGGTCTCTCTGGTGGTGTCGACTCCACCGTCTGCGCAGCAATGGTCCACTCCGTCATTGGAAACCGCTTCCACGGTATCATGGTCAACACTGGTCTCATGAGATTCAACGAGACCAACTGCTGCTTCAAGAGACTGACCAACGAGATTCCAGGATTGCAAGTCACTATTAGGGACTCATCCGCTGTATTCTTCAGGGAACTCGCCGGCGTCACCGACCCAGAGCAGAAGCGTAAGATTATTGGTAGAGTCTACATTGAAGAATTCGATGCTGCCATCAAGGAGCTCGGCTTCTCCCCAGCCAACTGCTTGCTCTTGCAGGGTACCATCTACCCTGATATCCTCGAGTCCGAGTTGAACAGGAGAAACAAGCTTCCAGTCAAGTCCCACCACAATGTTGGTGGTCTCCCAGACAAGTTGGACTACGAGCTCATTGAGCCCGTAAGGTACTTGTTCAAGGAGGAAGTCAGAGCCCTCGGCAGACTCTTGAAGCTCTCTGACTACACCTGCACCAGGCCACCATTCCCAGGCCCAGGTCTTGGTGTTCGTGTCATTGGCGAATTGACTCCAGAGAGAGTTGAGGTTGTCAGACAAGCTGATAAGATCACTAGGGACGAAATCGAGAAGGCCGGCGTCAAGGTTAGCCAGGCTCTTTGCGTTTTCTTGCCTACCATCCGTAGCACTGGTATTGTCCACGGAAAGAGAGTCCACGGCCACACTGTTGTACTCAGGATCATCAACACCGTCGACTTTGTCACCGCCAAGTGGGCCAAGTTGGACCATGATCTCTTGGAGAGAATCTCCACCAGAATCACCTCCGAGGTCGCTGGAGTTAACAGAGTTTGCTTGGACATCACAAACAAGGGCCCAGCTACCATTGAATGGGAGTAA
- a CDS encoding protein disulfide isomerase, putative (encoded by transcript BEWA_040260A) — protein sequence MKGLWVLAVLCVRLSLAGLYDGKGDVKVLRDPEFTQQVKKRVSIVEFYADWCGHCKEFSKVYKEVSKVLKGVIPVIAVNDESLAQKYSVKGYPTVKVFIPNGTNNPDVVDYNEARSLEPLVAFAMKRLNKYVKDKVSKATPKPKTSTNEVPGSVVQLTSDNFKRTVLEDSNTQWLVMFYAPWCGHCKQLEPEWVRMAKNSGSVKVGKVDCTVETSLASQYNIKGFPTIILFPQGGKPINYEGARKADDILSFAKRHYKNVGPPKRVSKVSDLKANCSGPLCLLFFLNKDAESQLDTIANVRQKSPNTPFPFVYTTEGSNPQWEGVFRLGTFPTLVGLNLAKGVFVHMKTAFSEASVSAFVNSITSGKAYAERLSEDLVDEDVVRTEL from the exons ATGAAGGGACTCTGGGTGTTGGCCGTCCTCTGTGTGAGACTCTCGTTGGCTGGACTGTACGACGGCAAAGGCGATGTCAAGGTCCTCAGGGACCCAGAGTTCACGCAGCAGGTCAAGAAGCGCGTTTCAATCGTTGAGTTTTACGCCGACTG GTGCGGGCATTGCAAGGAGTTTTCTAAAGTCTACAAGGAGGTTTCCAAGGTGCTAAAGGGTGTGATTCCGGTTATCGCCGTGAATGACGAATCCTTGGCTCAGAAATATTCGGTAAAGGGGTACCCTACGGTCAAGGTGTTTATTCCAAACG GTACCAACAACCCTGATGTCGTGGATTACAACGAAGCCAGAAGTCTGGAACCGCTTGTTGCATTCGCAATGAAGAGGTTGAACAAGTATGTCAAGGACAAAGTGTCTAAAGCTACTCCGAAACCAAAGACTAGCACAAACG AAGTCCCTGGGAGCGTTGTACAGCTTACGAGCGATAATTTTAAAAGGACAGTTTTGGAAGACTCGAATACGCAGTG GCTCGTGATGTTTTATGCTCCGTGGTGTGGTCACTGCAAACAGCTTGAGCCAGAGTGGGTGAGAATGGCAAAAAATAGTGGCTCTGTAAAGGTTGGCAAGGTGGATTGTACCGTTGAGACATCCCTGGCTTCGCAGTACAACATCAAG GGCTTCCCTACCATCATCCTGTTCCCTCAGGGAGGGAAACCGATAAACTATGAAGGCGCACGAAAGGCAGATGATATCTTGTCGTTTGCAAAGAGGCACTACAAGAATGTCGGACCCCCAAAGAGAGTCAGCAAGGTCTCGGATCTCAAGGCCAATTGCAGCGGACCGCTTTGCCTCTTGTTCTTTCTCAACAAGGATGCGGAGTCGCAACTCGACACCATTGCAAATGTTAGACAAAAGAGTCCAAACACGCCATTTCCGTTTGTCTATACCACGG AGGGAAGTAACCCGCAGTGGGAAGGAGTCTTTAGACTTGGGACGTTTCCGACGCTTGTCGGATTGAATTTGGCCAAGGGTGTCTTTGTACACATGAAGACGGCCTTTTCAGAG GCGTCTGTTAGCGCATTTGTGAATTCGATAACTAGTGGAAAGGCGTACGCAGAGCGTCTGTCTGAGGATCTTGTTGACGAGGATGTTGTTAGAACTGAACTGTAA
- a CDS encoding conserved hypothetical protein (encoded by transcript BEWA_040270A): MEEEIGRELSQSEDESKLERRTSHTHRSSKGSYRNIKSHVRSQLLHLGKRLIAENTVDSHNEALKIASIFLESIPPRGYVPEDLFTFIVSIFHIHYQDESCARLFTKFLSMAAATTPNLRPLVLEHSVRFLASRGDYDGVLEEIQRRCSEWNLEKHEIAKHYRWVAKNIDSFRDFEPENTSQEFKIELEDVLVTYLKHRRLPNFVLLAIYTEIYGSDGLRLINEYIQEFPKIFYLRINRIFLHIQHESLIPPNVLEDDILKLVPLSSYSLASFDFLWCLKSHVGTENLICTLFDAMVAVPHLKRVWELFFTALVEGVQTKGWDEVEKIIETILAGSTARIYNNFTPMGCILAKIPKDCTLYYLATAPFILKNMERFKELVNVVEM; this comes from the exons atggaggaagaaattGGCAGAGAATTGAGTCAGTCGGAGGACGAGTCGAAGTTGGAGAGGAGGACGTCTCATACCCACCGTTCGTCAAAAGGATCCTACAGGAACATCAAAAGTCACGTTAGATCGCAGCTACTCCACCTAGGGAAGCGCCTCATCGCTGAGAACACCGTAGACAGCCACAATGAAGCGCTCAAAATCGCGTCGATATTCCTAGAAAGCATCCCTCCCCGAGGCTACGTGCCCGAAGACCTCTTCACGTTCATAGTCTCGATCTTCCACAT ACACTACCAAGACGAATCGTGCGCTCGTTTGTTCACAAAATTCCTGTCCATGGCCGCAGCTACAACCCCAAATCTG AGACCCCTGGTTTTGGAGCATTCTGTTCGGTTTCTGGCATCACGGGGTGACTATGACGGAGTTTTGGAGGAGATACAGAG GAGATGTTCGGAATGGAATTTGGAAAAGCACGAAATCGCAAAACACTATAGATGGGTCGCCAAGAATATCGATTCCTTCAGGGACTTTGAGCCGGAAAACACTTCACAGGAGTTCAA GATAGAGTTGGAAGATGTCCTGGTAACATATTTGAAGCACAGGAGACTCCCGAATTTCGTCCTGCTGGCCATTTACACAGAGATTTATGGAAGCGATGGGCTGAGGCTCATTAACGAATACATTCAAGAGTTCCCCAAAATATTCTACCTGAGAATAAATCGCATTTTCTTGCACATTCAACAC GAATCTTTAATTCCCCCAAATGTTTTG GAAGACGATATTTTAAAACTCGTTCCACTTTCAAG CTACTCGTTGGCAAGTTTTGACTTTTTATGGTGTCTAAAGTCGCACGTTGGAACCGAGAATCTCATTTGCACTCTCTTTGACGCAATG GTGGCAGTTCCGCATCTTAAAAGGGTCTGGGAGCTCTTTTTTACCGCGCTGGTTGAAGGTGTACAGACCAAAG GATGGGATGAGGTCGAGAAAATTATAGAGACTATACTGGCAGGCTCCACCGCAAGAATTTACAACAATTTCACCCCGATGG GATGCATACTAGCAAAGATACCAAAGGACTGCACCCTGTACTATTTGGCAACAGCACCCTTTATTCTCAAGAACATGGAGAGATTCAAGGAACTCGTAAACGTTGTTGAAATGTAA